A portion of the Cellulophaga algicola DSM 14237 genome contains these proteins:
- a CDS encoding DUF6341 family protein, translating into MESFFRAIEDLFVNVLFIPLDALRFMHSWWGASTLNWIFMIIGAVAFVYWMLQLKKYNDSGEERKDVSGHSFL; encoded by the coding sequence ATGGAATCATTTTTTAGAGCGATTGAAGATTTATTTGTAAATGTATTGTTTATACCTCTTGATGCGTTGCGTTTTATGCATAGCTGGTGGGGTGCTAGTACCTTGAATTGGATTTTCATGATTATTGGCGCTGTAGCCTTTGTATATTGGATGTTACAATTGAAAAAATATAACGATTCTGGAGAAGAACGTAAAGATGTTTCTGGACATTCTTTCTTGTAA
- the purD gene encoding phosphoribosylamine--glycine ligase produces the protein MNILILGAGGREHTLAWKLKQSPKLSNLFVAPGNAGTAAIATNLNIGVNDFEAIKTAVLTEKIEMVIVGPEDPLVNGVHDFFLNDNALKNIPVIGPQKAAATLEGSKDFAKEFMMRHNIPTAAYESFTAETLEKGYTFLESLKPPYVLKADGLAAGKGVVILKDLQEAKDELKAMLVDAKFGTASTTVVIEEFLDGIELSVFVLTDGKNYKVLPTAKDYKRIGEGDTGLNTGGMGAISPVPFASDAFMDKIHTQVVIPTVEGLKKDNLPYKGFIFIGLIKVDDNPKVIEYNVRLGDPETEVVIPRLKNDLVDVLQAVANQTLNEIDLQVDERTATTVMAVSGGYPEAYEKGKEITGFNLIKDATVFHAGTTLVDGKVVTSGGRVLAVTAFGSDFKEALKIAYQNIEKLKFEKMNYRKDLGFDL, from the coding sequence ATGAACATTCTTATTCTTGGAGCAGGCGGTCGTGAACATACCCTTGCATGGAAATTAAAACAAAGTCCAAAATTATCTAATCTTTTTGTAGCACCTGGTAATGCAGGTACTGCAGCTATTGCTACAAACCTCAACATTGGCGTCAATGATTTTGAAGCTATTAAAACGGCTGTTCTTACCGAAAAGATAGAGATGGTCATTGTAGGCCCTGAAGATCCATTAGTAAATGGGGTTCATGATTTCTTTTTAAATGACAATGCTTTAAAAAATATTCCCGTTATAGGCCCGCAAAAAGCAGCGGCAACACTGGAAGGAAGTAAAGATTTTGCTAAAGAGTTTATGATGCGTCATAACATCCCTACGGCTGCTTATGAAAGTTTTACGGCTGAAACTCTTGAAAAAGGATATACTTTTTTAGAAAGTTTAAAACCACCTTATGTTTTAAAAGCAGACGGATTAGCCGCTGGTAAAGGTGTTGTAATATTAAAAGATTTACAGGAAGCTAAAGATGAACTTAAAGCCATGCTGGTAGACGCCAAATTTGGTACTGCCAGTACTACTGTTGTTATAGAAGAGTTCTTAGACGGTATAGAATTAAGCGTTTTTGTATTAACGGATGGTAAGAACTACAAAGTATTACCTACCGCAAAAGATTATAAACGTATAGGAGAAGGAGACACTGGACTTAATACGGGTGGTATGGGCGCTATTTCGCCTGTTCCTTTTGCGAGTGATGCCTTCATGGATAAAATACACACCCAAGTTGTTATCCCTACCGTAGAAGGTCTTAAAAAGGATAATTTACCTTATAAAGGATTTATATTTATTGGGCTGATTAAGGTTGATGATAATCCTAAAGTTATTGAATATAATGTTCGTTTAGGCGATCCAGAAACTGAAGTAGTTATCCCTCGTTTAAAAAATGATTTAGTAGACGTTTTACAAGCAGTTGCCAATCAAACATTAAATGAGATAGATTTACAGGTAGATGAACGTACTGCGACAACAGTTATGGCTGTTTCTGGGGGCTATCCTGAGGCTTACGAAAAAGGTAAAGAAATTACTGGTTTTAATTTGATTAAAGATGCCACTGTGTTTCATGCAGGTACAACTTTAGTAGATGGAAAAGTGGTTACTTCAGGTGGACGCGTATTAGCGGTTACTGCTTTTGGGTCCGATTTTAAAGAAGCTTTAAAAATCGCGTACCAAAATATAGAAAAATTGAAGTTTGAAAAGATGAATTATAGAAAAGATCTAGGTTTTGATCTATAG
- a CDS encoding UDP-glucuronic acid decarboxylase family protein, protein MKRVLITGAAGFLGSHLCDRFIKDGYYVIGMDNLITGDLKNIEHLFHLKQFEFHHHDVCNFVHVSGELDYILHFASPASPIDYLKIPIQTLKVSSVGTLNLLGLAKKKNARILVASTSEIYGDPLVHPQNEEYYGNVSSIGPRGVYDEAKRFMESLTMAYHRYHGVDTRIVRIFNTYGPRMRLNDGRVVPAFMGQALRGEDITVFGDGSQTRSFCYIDDQVEGIYRLLMSDYSNPINIGNPHETTILEFAQEIIKLTGTQQKIIFEPLPQDDPLQRQPDITKAKEILGWEPKIDRTEGLKIVYDYFKSLSPEELQKKEHRNFTSKA, encoded by the coding sequence ATGAAAAGAGTACTAATTACAGGAGCAGCAGGATTTTTAGGATCTCATTTATGTGATCGCTTTATAAAAGACGGTTATTATGTTATTGGCATGGATAATCTAATTACTGGTGACTTAAAAAATATAGAACACCTGTTTCACTTAAAACAATTTGAATTCCATCATCATGATGTGTGCAACTTTGTACATGTTAGCGGTGAACTAGACTATATATTACATTTTGCATCTCCTGCAAGCCCTATTGATTATTTAAAGATTCCTATTCAGACACTTAAAGTAAGTTCTGTAGGAACCCTTAATCTTCTGGGGTTGGCTAAAAAGAAAAATGCAAGAATATTAGTCGCCTCTACCTCTGAAATATATGGCGACCCGCTAGTACACCCTCAAAATGAAGAGTATTATGGCAATGTTAGCTCCATTGGTCCACGTGGCGTATATGATGAAGCAAAACGCTTTATGGAGTCCCTTACCATGGCCTATCACAGGTATCATGGCGTAGACACCCGAATTGTGCGTATTTTTAATACTTACGGCCCTAGAATGCGACTAAATGATGGCCGTGTAGTTCCTGCTTTTATGGGGCAAGCACTTCGTGGTGAAGATATCACCGTATTCGGAGATGGTTCTCAAACACGTTCCTTCTGCTATATAGATGATCAAGTAGAAGGTATTTATCGGCTGCTAATGAGTGATTATAGCAATCCTATCAATATTGGAAATCCGCATGAAACGACTATTTTAGAGTTCGCACAAGAAATCATTAAGCTTACCGGTACGCAGCAAAAAATTATTTTTGAACCATTACCGCAAGATGATCCTTTACAGAGACAACCAGATATCACTAAAGCAAAAGAAATTCTAGGATGGGAGCCTAAGATAGACCGTACGGAAGGCCTGAAAATAGTTTACGATTATTTTAAATCATTATCTCCTGAAGAACTTCAGAAAAAAGAACATAGGAATTTCACAAGTAAAGCGTAG